The Synechococcus sp. MU1617 genome window below encodes:
- a CDS encoding phenylpyruvate tautomerase MIF-related protein, which translates to MPLINVRTSLPALKDGSALLQALSSELANQTGKPEAYVMTLLETGVPMTFAGSLEPCAYVEVKSIGALRPPAMTAAFCELIHARTGIPANRVYIGFEDVQASCWGWNGTTFG; encoded by the coding sequence ATGCCTCTGATCAATGTGCGCACGTCGCTGCCAGCGTTGAAGGATGGATCAGCGTTATTGCAGGCCCTTTCGTCCGAGTTGGCCAACCAGACGGGCAAGCCGGAGGCCTACGTGATGACGCTCCTGGAGACAGGCGTGCCGATGACCTTCGCCGGCAGCCTCGAGCCCTGTGCCTATGTGGAGGTGAAGTCGATCGGTGCCCTGCGTCCGCCTGCGATGACAGCTGCGTTCTGTGAGCTGATTCATGCACGCACCGGAATTCCTGCCAACCGGGTGTACATCGGTTTTGAGGATGTGCAGGCGAGCTGTTGGGGGTGGAACGGCACCACCTTTGGGTAA
- a CDS encoding glycosyl hydrolase family 57, which yields MTGCPPISGREADVAAVMLKPRQVWSNSGIELEQVRSGFACALHMHQPTVPAGVNNNLISHLQHMLDHPNEGDNHNAEPFAHCYRRLAELLPELINEGCSPRIMLDYSGNLLWGIEQMGRHDIGDALHYLACDPLMQRHVEWLGTFWSHAVAPSTPIPDLKLQISAWQQQFVACFGSAALERVKGFSPPEMALPNHPDTLFEFVKALKEAGYQWLLVQEHSVECMDGSPLRRSQCFVPNRLLARNSQGEEISITALIKTQGSDTKLVGQMQPYYEALGCERQRLDDVEVPTLVSQIADGENGGVMMNEFPEAFRQANRHIRDNPNGTVAINGSEYIEALERIGVNADQFPTIQAVQQHRLWNQIGLNASAEGVEEAISRLSADDSSFSMEGASWTNNLSWVEGYTNVLGPMNQLSAQFHALFDPSVAADPTTTSTKEYQESLLHVLLLETSCFRYWGQGAWTDYAQEIHRRGKELLSQPDFTNPPQPGRLN from the coding sequence ATGACAGGCTGTCCACCGATCAGCGGACGAGAAGCGGACGTCGCCGCTGTGATGCTCAAACCACGGCAGGTCTGGTCGAACAGCGGGATCGAGCTTGAACAAGTGCGTTCCGGCTTTGCCTGCGCTCTCCACATGCACCAACCGACGGTGCCGGCGGGAGTGAACAACAACTTGATCTCCCATCTTCAACACATGCTGGATCACCCCAATGAGGGTGATAACCACAACGCAGAACCATTCGCCCACTGCTACCGGCGTCTTGCTGAACTGCTGCCTGAACTGATCAACGAGGGCTGCAGCCCAAGAATCATGCTCGACTACTCGGGCAATCTGCTCTGGGGGATCGAGCAGATGGGGCGTCACGACATTGGCGATGCACTCCACTACCTCGCCTGTGATCCTTTGATGCAGAGGCACGTGGAGTGGCTTGGAACTTTCTGGAGCCATGCCGTAGCTCCATCCACACCCATCCCAGACCTGAAACTGCAAATCAGCGCCTGGCAACAACAGTTCGTGGCCTGTTTTGGCAGCGCTGCACTGGAACGGGTCAAGGGTTTCTCTCCACCGGAGATGGCGCTACCCAACCATCCCGACACCCTGTTCGAATTCGTCAAAGCCCTCAAAGAAGCGGGGTATCAGTGGCTCCTGGTTCAAGAGCACAGCGTTGAGTGCATGGACGGCAGTCCACTGCGGCGCAGCCAATGCTTTGTGCCGAATCGGCTTCTTGCCAGGAACAGCCAAGGCGAGGAGATCAGCATCACTGCGCTGATCAAAACCCAGGGATCTGACACCAAACTTGTAGGCCAGATGCAACCTTATTACGAGGCATTGGGTTGCGAACGGCAACGCTTGGATGACGTCGAGGTGCCAACACTGGTGAGCCAAATTGCCGATGGAGAAAACGGTGGGGTGATGATGAATGAATTCCCTGAAGCCTTCCGGCAGGCCAACCGCCACATCCGTGACAACCCCAACGGCACCGTGGCCATCAACGGCAGTGAATACATCGAAGCCCTAGAGCGCATCGGAGTGAATGCCGACCAGTTCCCCACCATCCAGGCGGTACAGCAACACCGCCTTTGGAATCAAATTGGCCTCAACGCCTCTGCAGAAGGCGTTGAGGAGGCCATCAGCAGACTGAGTGCTGACGATTCCAGCTTCAGCATGGAGGGTGCGTCCTGGACCAACAACCTGAGCTGGGTCGAGGGCTACACCAATGTGCTGGGCCCGATGAATCAGCTCAGTGCTCAGTTCCATGCGCTGTTCGATCCATCAGTCGCAGCAGACCCCACAACAACCAGCACCAAGGAATATCAGGAGTCGTTACTGCATGTGCTGCTGCTGGAAACCAGTTGTTTTCGGTACTGGGGGCAAGGTGCCTGGACCGACTACGCCCAGGAAATCCACCGTCGCGGCAAGGAGCTGCTGAGTCAGCCGGATTTCACGAATCCCCCCCAGCCAGGGAGATTAAACTGA
- a CDS encoding DUF1499 domain-containing protein, which translates to MTFLAGLLAPVLMLFHLVGPVPADLGVSNGALRNCPTTAHCTSQTWESTNPMAELNRLSELVQESPRTVVVDQTETYLHAEASSAFFGFVDDLELFADRDNSQIQARSESRLGDSDLGVNAARLAALRSGLEG; encoded by the coding sequence GTGACCTTTCTTGCCGGCCTACTGGCGCCCGTCTTGATGCTGTTCCATCTTGTTGGGCCCGTCCCTGCTGATCTTGGCGTGAGCAACGGGGCATTACGCAACTGCCCGACAACAGCTCACTGCACCAGCCAAACGTGGGAAAGCACCAACCCGATGGCTGAACTCAACAGGCTGAGTGAACTGGTGCAGGAATCGCCGCGGACGGTTGTCGTGGATCAAACCGAGACGTACCTCCATGCCGAAGCCAGCAGCGCTTTCTTTGGCTTTGTGGATGACCTCGAACTGTTCGCTGATCGCGACAACAGCCAGATCCAGGCACGGTCCGAGTCGCGCCTCGGCGACTCGGATCTTGGTGTGAACGCCGCAAGACTGGCAGCGCTGCGGTCCGGGCTGGAAGGCTGA